One Vicia villosa cultivar HV-30 ecotype Madison, WI linkage group LG5, Vvil1.0, whole genome shotgun sequence genomic window, tttatgtcatcattgtgtaatttaagtctattttgaattccatttgtccaatttacacaacacactaagcaatcaacaaaatgcaaaattttgttctgtttctgcataatttggaaatgaacttccgaaatatgcttgtttgcctcctattttcggaagttcatttccgaaaagtcccctgaggcaggataaggtttgttgggccatcattgctccaataagtctataaatacaacaaactcttcttcatcctcttcacaccacaaaacacaaatgacacaaacctaccccacctagcattcgtctacttcaccaccggctacccgatgccgttccaatttcgcttctcgcgcgacaagctgtttgcggagttgataacgtcgctcaacacgcttttgcactatcccgagaatcgaaaggttgtcaagctcgagtaccgctcgccatcgcttaacgacgagggagccaTTGAagtcacaccttttgagatcaagaacgacgaagatttagcggttatgtggacaacgttcgaccgattttcttcaaagggcccgatcgagttggacacgaaacttcaaagatcggcggacgacgttatcaaaatgttgactcatccccacctacccgtgtttaacaatatgtaactttaatcttatgtaatgtgatcaatgtaatcttcacccgattaaataaagcgaatcgttcttgtttttcatatttcttctgtccagacaatatttcggaagtacatttccgaattcctccaaggggggtgaattcggagatgaacttccgaaaacaccacattttctgaaaaataactttatttcggagatgcatctccgaaatcaatattttatattaaaaaaaacactttttcggagatacatttccgaaaacacctttttttttcaaaaaaaatacgttttcggaaatgaacttccgtaaataggggtattgtggtaaattcaccagaggtggccaAAAAGGTTAGGAgatgggtgaagaaattttcttagaATCTACTCATGATACAATTCAAATTTTATCACAttccttttaatatatatttatttaagggCGGTAAACAGACATGTCCGTCTTATTTAGATCCGTTCTATAAAAGTGTGAAAAAAAAGTAGGGCGGGACGACATAGTTAAGACTTAAGAGTGCAGACCAAAAATATAAACATGTTACGTATTAAAAGTGAGGACGGGTGAGTATGTGGACATTGcatattttaagtttaaaaataccaaaatttatgttaatgtctTTACCTGCAAAAATTTGCATAAAAACATTGTGGAACAAGACGGATAGATTAGAAAATGCTGGTCTAAATTTTTTGTCTGTCCCGCACTAAAGTGCGGGCCGAACTCATTTTATCACCattttactttaaaaattgtattttatatttttaagggaaaagctaacatgtgccccaagggcacaagataataagatatttatagaaatatttttttggaatgCGTGCATTCAAtatatcgaaactttaaatatgactttattgcatttaattacttttaaatttttctaattatagtatcttaacatgtgcccttagggcacatgttagcatgaccctatttTTAATTAAGACCTAATCCATATTCTATTATATATTCTtaatttataacttttttttataaaaaaaattagatgagTTGGCTCAGGGACTCACCAAAATTAATTAGGGTAGACCTCAAAGTCTAAAAAATACTTAGAATTTTCTATATATCATTTTTCAAAGAGATTTTCACATCGTAAAATTAAACCCATACAATTTTTCAATAAGTCAACCAAACAATCTACCTTGACCTAATCCATATTTTATTGCTTCTAATTTTATATTCTTAattaagatctaattcattttttattggttctaattttatattaataCCTAATCTATATTTTATTAGTTCCATTCAACACCTCTGAAATCAGACGTGTCGGTGTCGATGACGGACACCTGCACCAACACTTACaattacatttaattaatttatttttttaattattaacagtGTTGCCGTATCAATGTCGGGATCGTTTTAAGGTGTCGTCGTGTCAGTGTGAGATCATTTTAGGAGGATCCGTTTTTCGTAGGTTATCAATCCCATTCCTTATCAAATATCAAACTAAAATGGTTCCCACTCCCATCACAAACTATTGGAAGTAAAATTCACCTAATAAAACACAAACAACTCAGACAAAACATAACAATCCCTTTCATTTATCACTAACAAACACTATCACCCACTTTTTTCACCAAACAAAAAACATAATCACATGAAACATTATACTCACACACTTAGTTCTTTGTAACTTATCACATAATCTCCTCATGGAACACGCAACTCCGGCCACACATCCACCGCCACTAACCGCCGCACAAATCGCCATCCTCACAACCCCACCACCGCCTTTCCCTCCTCACACCGTCGATCTCTCCCCTCTCGAGTTCCTCCTCGCCCTCATCGCCATCGTCACCATCCCCGCCTTGATCTACACCTGTATCTTCGCCTTCGGGTTTCCGTTTTGTCGCCGGCGAACACACCAAAACGCTAACGAACTCTCTGTTTCTTCCGACGACACCACCAAAGTTGACGCTGCAGCTTCCATCTTCGATCTAAAGTACAGTACGGACGCTCATCTGAAGGAGATCGGCGGCGAGTGTCCGGTTTGCTTGTCGGTGTTTACCGACGGTGAGAAACTCCGGCAGCTGAGTTGTTGTAAGCACTATTTTCATGCGGATTGTATTGATTTGTGGCTTAGAAATCGAGTTACTTGTCCGATTTGTCGAGCTACCGTTGCCGGTAAACGGCGGTGTTCATCGGCGGCGGCGGAGGCTCCGGCGAGAAATTATGATATGATGCAGGGTCTTCCGGATGCTTCCGGTTTAGTGTAAAATTGTAATTTGTTAATTCTGTTAAAAAAATTGTGCCATTTTATTCTGCCAAATCAGTTTAATTGATAGTTGTGTAAGTCGTGTAAGACTCTAGAGGATAGATAAAATTAATCCGACCAAGATGATATAGGAAATTTCTAAGAGTAAAAGTATAGAGTTTCTATTTTCTTGTTATTGCAAACTTatgtaattaatttttatttttattttttaatattgtttttgaTGCATGAGGTAGTAGATAGTAAGGACTAATAAGTTTAACTTTGTATGAAAAAAccttaaatgactattttatTACTCATATCTAATAAATTAAAAGACTACAATCTAAAGCATCGTAGGGTTTATTTGACCTATTATATgtaaacaagtttttttttttttgtgaaagatgCATATTATATAACCTCCGTTTGTTAAACTCGGATAATGGACTCGGATAATGGTGCagttagagctgtcaaaatgggttaGCACATATGGGCCGGTTCGTCGTacccgaaaaatcatagggcttagccttaaaattagagcccatatttttcagggcctttttagcctagctttgaaaagcctgctacccattagggctagcccatatgggtcgtgggtagcccatcaggcccgcataattataaattttaaaaatatatattaatttttatattatcttactccaaaatagcatattgatttttcttacttcactaaattttatctctattttattcaacctctctcttttaaatattatacattaatataatcaacattttttcatcgtattatattagtttttcttttataataaatatttaaatattattttatacaatttaaatatatattgtatttagaaacacattatagtatttataagagataatatagtacttaaaaatgtattatgtttaacataacataatttttaattttatttataatagatatcatggagtttttattttagtttttaggctaaattacagttttggtccccctgttttgagtttttcacgattttggtccccctattttatttttaagcagttttggtcccccatcccaattttgatgcaactgttcatgcactgttcatgtacggacatgtactgttcatgcactattcatggacaaaattgggatgggggaccaaaactgtttaaaaagaaaatagggggaccaaaatcgtgaaaaacctaaaacagggggaccaaaactgtaatttagcctaatttttaaaataaaaagcccatttagggccgggtagcccgaagcccatctagggtcggactcgggtagtaaatctcgagcccatattatacaggacctttttggcccagccctgaaaagcccaGGGCCCGCTAGGGCTGGCCCGTTTAGGGCCAGGTAGCCCATATTAACAGCTCTGGGTGCAGCACGGTCATTCAAAAAATTGGAACGGAATGGGAACGCGGAACAGAACGAATGTTATTTTGGTGATGCGAAtactaatatatttaatattaataaacacataacaattaaaaactaaaataaattactCAAAATTTATGAAGCATtcataagtaaaaataaaaatcataagttTTAAATCAAACACACTTTCAAATgtcaataaaattttaaaaaaacaaacacttAATTCAATTCTTCATCATCACTTTCTCCACCACTAgatttttctttctttactttcTTTTCATCCTCCTCAATATCAACATCTAACCTAGATAAATCATCACCATCCGCTAAATCTGATTGAGCTTCATCTTCAACAACTTCATCTCCCAACAACCATTCATTACTACTATCAGTATCATCTCTAACTATAGGATCAATCACATCATCACTCTCATAGAGTTCTTTCAAGGTTAGGTTATACTTGATGAAAACCAAATCTTGCAACATCTTATACTCTAAACTATTCCATCTCGATGCTTGGGAATTAGGATGTGTAGTCATAGCTGTTCAAAATTTTTGGAGaagtaaagaaaataaataaataatgaaacaataaaatagtaaaacaatATTAATGAACAATGatcaaagaaagaaataaaacagaagagagaagagagaagagagaagaaaggaagaagaaaTAAAACAGAAAGAGAAGAAAGGAAGAaggaaggaaacaaaatagaacaAACCTGCctgtgaaagagagaagagagtgCCTTTGAGAGAAGAGAGAAGGGAAGGATTGTAcgtgagagaagagagagaaaaataattttaaatggtgaaataaaaaaaaatagggttaaaaaagtaaatctgaaaaatgacaaattttagggtttttttaaagtttaaaaagaCAAATTTGCCCCTTCCAACTGTAAGAAGAAAGCACACCATAAAACGGTCGTTCCAGGTCGTTTCACCGCCGTTCCGCGCCGGTTTCGTTCACGATTTT contains:
- the LOC131606479 gene encoding RING-H2 finger protein ATL33-like; translated protein: MEHATPATHPPPLTAAQIAILTTPPPPFPPHTVDLSPLEFLLALIAIVTIPALIYTCIFAFGFPFCRRRTHQNANELSVSSDDTTKVDAAASIFDLKYSTDAHLKEIGGECPVCLSVFTDGEKLRQLSCCKHYFHADCIDLWLRNRVTCPICRATVAGKRRCSSAAAEAPARNYDMMQGLPDASGLV